Proteins found in one Promicromonospora sukumoe genomic segment:
- a CDS encoding response regulator transcription factor: MTTAPAPAGRQRLTRSDGSPVRVLVVDDEPNLTELLTSALRLEGMDVTAAPDGASAIRRVRESTPDIVVLDVMLPDMDGLTVLRRLREHEARVPVLFLTARDAVEDRVSGLTAGGDDYVTKPFSLEEVVARLRGLLRRRGTAGPDEDAVLAVGDLRLDEDAHEVRRAGEEIHLTATEFELLRYLMRNPRRVLSKAQILDRVWNYDFGGQANIVELYVSYLRRKIDRGREPMIHTLRGVGYVLRPPKGTGETRA, from the coding sequence ATGACCACAGCACCCGCGCCCGCCGGCCGGCAGCGCCTGACCCGGTCGGACGGGTCGCCCGTCCGGGTGCTCGTCGTCGACGACGAGCCCAACCTCACCGAGCTGCTCACCTCCGCGCTGCGGCTGGAGGGCATGGACGTCACCGCCGCCCCCGACGGCGCCTCCGCGATCCGCCGGGTGCGGGAGTCGACGCCGGACATCGTCGTGCTCGACGTCATGCTCCCCGACATGGACGGGCTCACCGTGCTGCGCCGCCTGCGCGAGCACGAGGCCCGGGTGCCCGTGCTGTTCCTGACCGCGCGCGACGCCGTCGAGGACCGCGTCTCCGGGCTCACCGCCGGCGGCGACGACTACGTGACCAAGCCGTTCAGCCTGGAGGAGGTCGTGGCCCGGCTGCGCGGCCTGCTCCGGCGCCGCGGCACGGCAGGCCCGGACGAGGACGCCGTCCTCGCCGTCGGCGACCTCCGCCTCGACGAGGACGCCCACGAGGTCCGGCGCGCGGGCGAGGAGATCCACCTGACGGCGACCGAGTTCGAGCTGCTGCGCTACCTCATGCGCAACCCGCGGCGCGTGCTGTCCAAGGCGCAGATCCTCGACCGCGTCTGGAACTACGACTTCGGCGGGCAGGCGAACATCGTCGAGCTGTACGTGTCCTACCTGCGCCGCAAGATCGACCGGGGGCGCGAGCCCATGATCCACACGCTGCGCGGCGTCGGCTACGTGCTGCGGCCACCCAAGGGGACGGGCGAGACCCGTGCCTGA
- a CDS encoding sensor histidine kinase, whose protein sequence is MPEIPVPTAPTPPARAARRPTALRRRLVLVLAAVVLVVTVGLGVASTAVLRSQLLSQADHELEQASQRLTQGPQVPTLPMPAPAGATGTEIRSAFPPGLGPGSVVVRYVDGEPVLADHVTTSLEREALDDTQVTELLAVPDDGQVHDVRLTGLGSFRAVHTTTDDGQPTVVAAGTETVDATVHRYVLVEIALGGAALLAAVVVGAWLVRRSLRPLDGVTAAASRVSELELSQGAIATIPRVPADLTDERTEVGQVGAALNRMLQNVEVSLQARHDSETQVRSFVADASHELRTPLASIRGYAELVHRTPEDVPPTTARSLDRIESEAIRMTGLVEDLLLLARLDAGRQLDRAPVDLAALAVDGVMDAHAAGPDRTWTLELPDADDEAPDGAPVVTGDEASLRQVVANLLANARTHTPPGTRVHVRLASDGDAVVLEVTDDGPGIPAALRPTLFRRFTRGDAARNRNGGSTGLGLAIAEAIVTEHGGTLAVRSTTADEDGPPGTTFTVRLPRAVPEVRQQDLSRPTGQSSGRRGSAA, encoded by the coding sequence GTGCCTGAGATCCCCGTGCCCACCGCACCCACGCCGCCCGCGCGCGCCGCGCGCCGCCCCACCGCGCTGCGGCGGCGGCTCGTGCTCGTGCTCGCCGCGGTCGTCCTCGTGGTCACGGTGGGCCTCGGCGTCGCGTCGACGGCGGTGCTGCGCTCGCAGCTCCTGAGCCAGGCCGACCACGAGCTGGAGCAGGCGAGCCAGCGCCTCACGCAGGGCCCCCAAGTCCCCACCCTCCCCATGCCCGCGCCGGCCGGCGCCACCGGCACGGAGATCCGCTCCGCGTTCCCGCCCGGCCTGGGCCCCGGCAGCGTCGTCGTGCGCTACGTCGACGGCGAGCCCGTGCTCGCCGACCACGTCACCACGTCGCTGGAGCGGGAGGCGCTCGACGACACCCAGGTCACCGAGCTCCTCGCCGTGCCCGACGACGGCCAGGTCCACGACGTCCGGCTCACCGGCCTCGGCTCCTTTCGCGCGGTGCACACGACCACCGACGACGGTCAGCCGACGGTCGTGGCGGCCGGCACGGAGACCGTCGACGCGACCGTGCACCGCTACGTCCTGGTCGAGATCGCGCTCGGCGGCGCCGCGCTGCTCGCCGCCGTCGTCGTGGGCGCCTGGCTCGTGCGCCGCTCCCTGCGCCCGCTCGACGGCGTCACCGCCGCCGCCAGCCGCGTCTCCGAGCTGGAGCTCTCCCAGGGCGCGATCGCCACCATCCCCCGCGTGCCCGCCGACCTGACCGACGAGCGCACCGAGGTCGGCCAGGTCGGCGCCGCGCTCAACCGCATGCTGCAGAACGTCGAGGTCTCGCTCCAGGCCCGGCACGACTCCGAGACCCAGGTGCGCAGCTTCGTCGCCGACGCCAGCCACGAGCTCCGCACGCCCCTGGCCTCGATCCGCGGGTACGCCGAGCTCGTGCACCGCACCCCCGAGGACGTGCCGCCCACCACCGCGCGCTCCCTGGACCGCATCGAGTCCGAGGCCATCCGCATGACCGGCCTCGTCGAGGACCTGCTGCTCCTGGCGCGGCTCGACGCCGGACGGCAGCTCGACCGGGCACCCGTCGACCTGGCGGCGCTCGCCGTCGACGGCGTGATGGACGCGCACGCGGCCGGCCCGGACCGCACCTGGACCCTGGAGCTGCCGGACGCCGACGACGAGGCTCCCGACGGCGCGCCCGTCGTGACCGGCGACGAGGCCAGCCTGCGGCAGGTCGTGGCCAACCTGCTCGCCAACGCGCGCACCCACACCCCGCCCGGGACCAGGGTGCACGTGCGGCTCGCGTCCGACGGCGACGCCGTCGTCCTGGAGGTCACCGACGACGGCCCGGGCATCCCCGCGGCGCTGCGCCCCACGCTGTTCCGCCGGTTCACGCGCGGCGACGCGGCCCGCAACCGCAACGGCGGGTCGACCGGCCTGGGCCTGGCGATCGCCGAGGCCATCGTCACCGAGCACGGCGGCACGCTCGCCGTCCGGTCGACCACCGCGGACGAGGACGGCCCGCCCGGCACCACGTTCACCGTGCGGCTGCCGCGCGCCGTGCCGGAGGTCCGGCAGCAGGACCTCAGCCGCCCGACGGGCCAGTCGTCCGGTCGGCGAGGATCTGCCGCGTGA
- a CDS encoding MDR family MFS transporter gives MTAPSAEAEPQTLPQARVWAIFGGLMLAMLLAALDQTIVATALPTIVSDLGGAEHLSWVVTSYMLASTATTVLWGKLGDLFGRKTLFIACILIFLVGSILSGTSQTMGQLIAWRAVQGVGGGGLMVLSQAIIGDVVPPRDRGRYQGLFGAVFGVSSVAGPLLGGFFVDNLDWRWVFYVNIPVGIIALVVVASVLPRITTAARPRIDYAGIILLATISTAIVLLTSLGGTTWEWSSAPVYAMIALAVGGLVAFVAVERRAPEPVLPLHLFRNRVFSVSAVIGFAVGFAMFGAITYLPLYLQTVKGSTPTESGLEMTPMMLGLLITSIGSGQLISRTGRYKVFPIAGTAVTTVGLFLLSLMDQGTTTLQAGLSMFVFGAGLGMVTQVLVIAVQNAVSYRDLGTATSGTTYFRTIGSSVGVAVFGTIFANRLAAEAATSVPDAAQGVCGPAALTASTQGLAQCPPDVQTWFLDAYTTSLHLVFLGAVPVAALAFLLTWLLPEVELRTATRGGDAEAGHATGATFALPSSRTSLEELRMILWRRVGRRDPLRVYDLVAQDVGLSPGQAWMLTRVSLKRTREVPLMAEHAGRAEGTVRAVADSLVTRGLVTVDGDTVRALPAGDVVAEQIREAERERLRRYVAEWPGGDEPEVTQLVDQLTRQILADRTTGPSGG, from the coding sequence ATGACCGCACCGAGCGCAGAGGCGGAACCGCAGACCCTGCCGCAGGCCAGGGTCTGGGCGATCTTCGGCGGGCTCATGCTCGCGATGCTGCTCGCCGCCCTGGACCAGACCATCGTCGCCACGGCGCTGCCCACGATCGTCTCCGACCTGGGTGGCGCGGAGCACCTGTCCTGGGTCGTGACGTCCTACATGCTGGCGAGCACCGCCACCACGGTGCTCTGGGGCAAGCTCGGTGACCTCTTCGGGCGCAAGACGCTGTTCATCGCCTGCATCCTGATCTTCCTCGTCGGCTCGATCCTGTCCGGCACGTCGCAGACCATGGGCCAGCTCATCGCCTGGCGCGCCGTGCAGGGCGTGGGCGGCGGCGGGCTCATGGTGCTGTCGCAGGCGATCATCGGCGACGTCGTTCCGCCCCGGGACCGCGGCCGGTACCAGGGCCTGTTCGGCGCCGTCTTCGGTGTCTCGTCGGTCGCCGGGCCGCTGCTCGGCGGGTTCTTCGTCGACAACCTCGACTGGCGCTGGGTCTTCTACGTCAACATCCCCGTCGGGATCATCGCGCTGGTCGTCGTCGCCTCGGTGCTGCCCCGCATCACCACGGCGGCCCGGCCCCGCATCGACTACGCCGGCATCATCCTGCTCGCCACGATCTCCACCGCGATCGTGCTGCTCACCAGCCTGGGCGGCACCACCTGGGAGTGGAGCTCCGCCCCCGTCTACGCCATGATCGCGCTCGCGGTCGGCGGGCTGGTCGCGTTCGTCGCGGTCGAGCGGCGCGCCCCCGAGCCCGTGCTGCCGCTGCACCTGTTCCGCAACCGGGTGTTCTCCGTCTCGGCCGTGATCGGGTTCGCCGTCGGCTTCGCGATGTTCGGCGCCATCACCTACCTGCCGCTCTACCTGCAGACGGTCAAGGGCTCGACACCCACCGAGTCCGGGCTGGAGATGACGCCGATGATGCTCGGCCTGCTCATCACCTCCATCGGCTCCGGGCAGCTCATCTCGCGCACGGGGCGCTACAAGGTCTTCCCGATCGCCGGCACGGCGGTCACCACGGTGGGCCTCTTCCTGCTCTCGCTGATGGACCAGGGCACGACGACGCTCCAGGCCGGCCTGAGCATGTTCGTCTTCGGCGCGGGGCTCGGCATGGTCACGCAGGTGCTCGTCATCGCCGTCCAGAACGCCGTGAGCTACCGCGACCTCGGCACGGCGACGTCGGGCACCACGTACTTCCGCACCATCGGCTCGTCCGTGGGCGTCGCGGTGTTCGGTACGATCTTCGCCAACCGGCTCGCGGCCGAGGCCGCGACCTCCGTGCCCGACGCCGCGCAGGGCGTCTGCGGCCCGGCCGCGCTGACGGCGTCCACGCAGGGGCTCGCGCAGTGCCCGCCCGACGTGCAGACCTGGTTCCTGGACGCCTACACCACCTCCCTGCACCTCGTGTTCCTCGGCGCGGTGCCCGTGGCCGCGCTCGCGTTCCTGCTGACGTGGCTGCTGCCCGAGGTCGAGCTGCGCACCGCGACGCGCGGCGGCGACGCCGAGGCCGGGCACGCGACCGGCGCCACCTTCGCGCTCCCGTCGTCGCGCACCTCGCTGGAGGAGCTGCGCATGATCCTGTGGCGCCGGGTCGGCCGGCGCGACCCGCTGCGGGTCTACGACCTCGTGGCGCAGGACGTCGGCCTGTCGCCCGGCCAGGCGTGGATGCTCACGCGGGTCTCGCTCAAGCGCACCCGGGAGGTGCCCCTCATGGCCGAGCACGCGGGGCGCGCCGAGGGCACCGTGCGCGCCGTCGCGGACTCGCTCGTGACCCGCGGGCTCGTGACGGTCGACGGCGACACGGTCCGGGCGCTGCCCGCCGGGGACGTGGTCGCCGAGCAGATCCGGGAGGCCGAGCGGGAGCGGCTGCGGCGCTACGTGGCCGAGTGGCCCGGCGGCGACGAGCCGGAGGTCACCCAGCTCGTGGACCAGCTCACGCGGCAGATCCTCGCCGACCGGACGACTGGCCCGTCGGGCGGCTGA
- a CDS encoding peptidase C39 family protein — protein MTDRTGGHVVVPWDPAALPAGPARIVPDAVLARWRSADRSVQDPRLVVLDDGTGAALVTARPGTAYVKIVDAVGDAVAAARAVVGHAHGRGLAQVKWEGWTAGEAAAEAGFAPLRAPLVPDAAQPATGYVRWLGDGAGDDGPYRDQVGEPAHYQQSTHFTCGAAGAVMAQAQLGAVRPEDVDRRLELSLWREATNFPACDPVRLGLAVHRRWPGSAVTVSLDTDGPVILDSYPEGDRDWRALLQELSREEAAEAGLPVDGRHLTVPGLRAALAGGERVLLLVSLKAMLGFDVPHWVLCHATVPGAVVLEDPWVGTAAGETWVDAHLLPVADAALDAMSRMEDAGYRAAVRIGG, from the coding sequence CCCGGATCGTGCCGGACGCCGTGCTCGCCCGGTGGCGCTCCGCCGACCGGTCGGTGCAGGACCCGCGGCTCGTCGTGCTCGACGACGGCACGGGCGCCGCCCTCGTGACCGCCCGTCCCGGCACCGCCTACGTCAAGATCGTGGACGCGGTGGGGGACGCCGTCGCGGCGGCGCGCGCCGTCGTCGGCCACGCGCACGGCCGGGGCCTCGCCCAGGTGAAGTGGGAGGGGTGGACGGCGGGGGAGGCCGCCGCGGAGGCGGGCTTCGCCCCGCTCCGCGCGCCCCTCGTGCCCGACGCCGCCCAGCCGGCGACCGGGTACGTGCGCTGGCTGGGCGACGGCGCCGGCGACGACGGCCCCTACCGCGACCAGGTTGGTGAGCCCGCCCATTACCAGCAGAGCACCCACTTCACCTGCGGGGCGGCCGGCGCGGTGATGGCCCAGGCACAGCTCGGCGCCGTCCGCCCGGAGGACGTCGACCGGCGGCTGGAGCTGTCGCTGTGGCGCGAGGCCACGAACTTCCCCGCGTGCGACCCGGTGCGGCTCGGCCTCGCCGTGCACCGGCGCTGGCCGGGGTCGGCCGTCACGGTCTCGCTCGACACCGACGGGCCGGTCATCCTCGACTCCTACCCCGAGGGCGACCGGGACTGGCGCGCCCTGCTCCAGGAGCTCTCCCGCGAGGAGGCGGCCGAGGCGGGCCTGCCGGTCGACGGCCGGCACCTGACCGTGCCCGGCCTGCGCGCCGCCCTGGCCGGCGGCGAGCGCGTGCTGCTCCTCGTCTCCCTGAAGGCGATGCTCGGATTCGACGTGCCGCACTGGGTGCTGTGCCACGCCACGGTGCCCGGCGCCGTCGTGCTGGAGGACCCGTGGGTCGGCACGGCCGCGGGGGAGACCTGGGTCGACGCGCACCTGCTCCCCGTGGCCGACGCCGCCCTCGACGCCATGTCCCGGATGGAGGACGCCGGGTACCGGGCGGCGGTCCGGATCGGGGGCTGA